Proteins co-encoded in one Pseudarthrobacter chlorophenolicus A6 genomic window:
- a CDS encoding helicase-associated domain-containing protein: MSLIRALSKDLAARSDDSLRELFAARPDLLSPAVPDFPALAARASSRVSVQRALERLNRPQMQVLETLHLCTNTDTGHSASAPVLRKLISGSSVPVLERILDRLQELALVHRADPPHGTPAGNRQHFYLPVGCLKDVVGIYPAGLGRSYTELVRLQPAFAQRAVQLVSELHRSGVEIQDATTPMEAALALQHWTSSPEAVQDIIAQAPERTTALLARFRNWAMGAVPQAQRKASVVTEGADVGPIDWLLARGLLVPLDAAHVELPHSVGLSLRGGAIINDFTLTPPVPELGTTTAALRRNAALSAISDTLRLVGELLHAVQRQPLATLRSGGVGVRETRRLGDLLRISQPQVGLLLELCGLAGLIRLDVDSSSWVQPPQLEWLALPRQEQWQWLVNAWLSSERVPSLVGQPANGTSGVPAAHRSGAGGAIVPLSAEAQRPDAPVVRKRILEILLELTAEAAASDGAAPVLDAAAVLQRAEWAQPRMARRFSSLIRGVLAEAEMLGLVGSGALTQLGAAFAGDNPDEAMTLLGQHLPAALNHVLLQADLTAVAPGYLAPDLAEKLLAMADAEGQGPATIYRFSEASVRRALDAGHDALGLLQFLRDHSATAVPQPLEYLIQDTATRHGQLRVGTAASFIQSDDEEALQELLSGPRATALGLARLAPTVLTSSLPPRETVQILRGLGLSPSVDGVEDSAVRLRRGQVPQESPRPVYTAPRLAPAADDVDAQLAVLRQEDGSPGRHGAAGHEAEAATQLGLEALQRAIRLKQRISMNVVDSLGNATLETVVPLSVSGGRVRVFDPAKDTERVLSIHRIIDIEAAEELHQ, translated from the coding sequence ATGTCCCTCATTCGCGCGCTCAGCAAGGACCTGGCGGCCCGCAGCGACGACTCGCTGCGGGAGCTGTTCGCCGCGCGGCCGGACCTGCTCTCCCCCGCCGTGCCGGATTTTCCTGCCCTGGCGGCGCGGGCCAGCTCGCGGGTCAGCGTCCAGCGCGCCCTGGAGCGGCTCAACAGGCCACAGATGCAGGTCCTGGAAACCCTCCACCTGTGCACCAACACTGATACCGGGCACAGCGCCAGCGCACCTGTGCTGCGCAAGTTGATTTCAGGCTCCTCGGTGCCCGTCCTGGAACGGATCCTGGACCGCCTTCAGGAACTTGCCCTGGTGCACCGGGCCGATCCACCACACGGCACCCCTGCCGGCAACCGCCAGCACTTCTACCTCCCCGTAGGCTGCCTCAAGGACGTAGTGGGCATCTATCCCGCGGGACTGGGCCGCAGCTACACGGAACTTGTCCGGCTCCAGCCGGCGTTCGCCCAACGGGCGGTGCAGCTTGTGTCCGAACTGCACCGGAGCGGCGTTGAGATCCAGGATGCCACCACCCCGATGGAAGCGGCACTGGCCCTGCAGCACTGGACGTCCTCGCCGGAAGCCGTGCAGGACATCATCGCCCAAGCCCCGGAGCGGACGACGGCGTTGCTCGCCAGGTTCCGGAACTGGGCCATGGGTGCCGTCCCCCAGGCGCAACGCAAGGCGTCCGTCGTCACCGAGGGCGCCGACGTCGGGCCCATCGACTGGCTGCTGGCCCGGGGGCTGCTGGTTCCACTGGATGCCGCCCACGTGGAACTGCCCCACAGCGTGGGGCTGTCCCTGCGGGGCGGCGCCATCATCAACGACTTCACCCTGACGCCGCCGGTGCCTGAGCTCGGCACCACCACCGCGGCCCTCCGGCGGAATGCTGCCCTGAGTGCCATTTCGGACACCCTCCGGCTGGTGGGTGAACTGCTGCACGCCGTCCAGCGCCAGCCCCTGGCCACGCTGCGAAGCGGTGGCGTCGGGGTCCGTGAGACGCGGCGGCTCGGTGACCTGCTGCGGATCAGCCAGCCGCAGGTGGGACTCCTGCTGGAACTCTGCGGCCTTGCCGGGCTGATCCGCCTGGACGTCGACTCGTCGTCCTGGGTGCAGCCACCGCAGCTTGAGTGGCTGGCGCTGCCCCGGCAGGAGCAATGGCAGTGGCTGGTCAATGCCTGGCTGTCCAGTGAACGCGTTCCGTCGCTGGTTGGCCAGCCTGCCAACGGAACCTCTGGAGTTCCGGCTGCGCACCGGTCGGGTGCCGGCGGGGCCATCGTCCCGCTCTCTGCGGAAGCGCAGCGGCCTGACGCCCCCGTCGTCCGCAAACGCATCCTGGAAATACTGTTGGAGCTGACCGCTGAAGCGGCTGCCAGCGACGGCGCCGCTCCGGTACTGGACGCCGCGGCGGTCCTCCAGCGCGCCGAGTGGGCGCAGCCCCGGATGGCCCGGCGCTTCAGCTCCTTGATCCGCGGCGTCCTCGCCGAGGCCGAGATGCTCGGCCTGGTGGGCTCCGGGGCCCTGACCCAGCTGGGAGCCGCCTTCGCCGGTGACAACCCCGACGAGGCAATGACACTCCTGGGCCAGCACCTGCCGGCTGCCCTGAACCATGTACTGCTCCAGGCTGACCTGACAGCGGTGGCACCTGGTTACCTGGCCCCCGACCTGGCTGAAAAGCTCCTGGCCATGGCCGACGCCGAAGGCCAGGGACCAGCCACGATCTATCGGTTCTCCGAGGCATCCGTCCGGCGCGCACTGGACGCCGGACATGACGCCCTCGGCCTGCTGCAGTTCCTGCGCGACCACTCCGCCACCGCGGTGCCGCAGCCGCTGGAGTACCTCATACAGGACACCGCCACCCGCCATGGGCAGCTTCGGGTGGGGACCGCCGCAAGCTTCATCCAGAGCGATGACGAAGAAGCGTTGCAGGAGCTCCTCTCCGGGCCGCGGGCAACCGCGCTCGGCCTGGCCCGGCTCGCTCCCACCGTCCTGACGTCATCTTTGCCGCCTCGCGAAACAGTGCAGATCCTGCGCGGCCTCGGCCTCTCGCCGTCAGTGGATGGCGTGGAGGACTCCGCAGTCCGGCTCCGGCGCGGACAGGTCCCGCAGGAGAGCCCACGTCCTGTATATACCGCGCCCCGCCTTGCACCGGCCGCTGACGATGTTGACGCCCAGCTTGCGGTGCTGCGCCAGGAAGACGGCTCACCCGGACGCCACGGCGCGGCCGGGCATGAGGCGGAAGCGGCAACCCAGCTGGGGCTGGAGGCGCTTCAGCGCGCCATCCGGCTCAAGCAACGGATCAGCATGAACGTGGTGGACAGCTTGGGGAATGCCACCTTGGAAACCGTTGTTCCGCTGTCAGTAAGCGGCGGACGCGTCCGTGTCTTTGACCCCGCAAAGGACACTGAACGGGTCCTGTCCATCCACCGGATCATCGATATCGAGGCTGCAGAGGAACTGCACCAGTAA
- a CDS encoding C40 family peptidase: MSKAVSANAGTVGRQAAVVAAASGLVLGMGLPAVADTTAGVSASTESGSAQTALAVTAAPTATVSFERPVVKTTAAPKPEPVRTQSTASAARDAGNAVTAAAGSTEAASEKLAETVSSAATSGIAAIAYTGIGHPYVWGGTSPNGWDCSGFTQWVYAQAGISIPRVNAWNAMKPTSTPQPGDLVMQNGGAHVGIYVGNGMMISALNPSQGTLLHAVAATGSSSFYTMN; this comes from the coding sequence GTGTCCAAGGCTGTTAGTGCCAATGCCGGGACAGTGGGTCGCCAGGCTGCAGTAGTTGCAGCTGCTTCCGGCCTCGTCCTTGGTATGGGCCTTCCCGCCGTCGCGGACACCACCGCCGGCGTCTCGGCATCCACCGAGTCGGGTTCGGCCCAGACCGCCCTCGCCGTCACCGCGGCACCGACCGCCACCGTTTCCTTCGAGCGCCCGGTGGTCAAGACCACCGCCGCTCCGAAGCCGGAGCCGGTACGCACGCAGTCCACCGCGTCAGCAGCACGGGATGCCGGCAACGCCGTCACCGCTGCGGCCGGCTCGACCGAAGCTGCCTCCGAGAAGCTGGCGGAAACTGTTTCCTCCGCCGCCACCTCGGGTATTGCAGCTATTGCGTACACCGGCATCGGCCACCCGTACGTGTGGGGCGGCACCAGCCCCAACGGCTGGGACTGCTCAGGATTCACCCAGTGGGTTTACGCCCAGGCCGGCATCAGCATCCCGCGCGTCAATGCCTGGAACGCCATGAAGCCCACCTCCACCCCTCAGCCTGGCGACCTCGTCATGCAGAACGGCGGAGCGCACGTTGGCATCTACGTCGGCAACGGCATGATGATCAGCGCGCTCAACCCCTCCCAGGGCACCCTTCTTCACGCGGTTGCCGCTACCGGAAGCTCCTCGTTCTACACCATGAACTAG
- a CDS encoding DUF3027 domain-containing protein, which yields MNPEAEQPDAGMQASEQETAVVPQAASSGRATVARPAAAVKAAPQRKAGVPVWRTGKPDAFLAAAVDVARTALEGITSAPDIGPHLAAKSEGDRLVTHLFESRLPGYSGWQWYAVLTRNSRSKVVTVNELGLLPSEDSILAPEWVPWAERVRPEDARDEEREQERTAPDTQTAEEPEAPVSEQEPEEAGPAQQGGSSDAGRADDGEGQPAPE from the coding sequence ATGAATCCGGAAGCTGAACAGCCCGACGCAGGAATGCAGGCCTCGGAACAGGAGACAGCCGTGGTGCCCCAGGCAGCTTCTTCCGGGCGCGCCACCGTCGCCCGGCCTGCCGCGGCCGTGAAGGCGGCTCCCCAACGCAAGGCCGGTGTCCCGGTGTGGCGGACAGGGAAGCCGGACGCATTCCTGGCCGCCGCCGTCGACGTAGCCAGGACCGCACTCGAGGGAATCACCTCCGCGCCGGACATCGGTCCACACCTGGCTGCCAAGAGCGAAGGTGACCGCCTGGTGACGCACCTCTTCGAATCCAGGCTGCCGGGCTACTCGGGCTGGCAGTGGTACGCCGTCCTCACCCGGAACTCCCGGTCCAAGGTGGTGACGGTCAACGAACTAGGCCTGCTGCCCTCGGAAGACTCGATCCTGGCCCCGGAATGGGTGCCGTGGGCTGAGCGGGTACGGCCCGAGGACGCCCGGGACGAGGAACGCGAGCAGGAGCGCACCGCCCCCGACACCCAGACTGCCGAAGAACCTGAAGCTCCGGTATCGGAACAGGAGCCGGAAGAAGCAGGGCCTGCCCAGCAGGGCGGGTCTTCGGACGCCGGCCGGGCAGATGACGGAGAAGGCCAGCCAGCCCCTGAGTAG
- a CDS encoding metal-dependent transcriptional regulator, producing the protein MTDLIDTTEMYLRTILELEEENIVALRARIAERLRHSGPTVSQTIGRMERDGLVVVSGDRHLELTEVGRKRATEVMRKHRLAERLLADVIGLDWAYVHDEACRWEHVMSERVERRIYELLDHPTESPYGNPIPGLAALGGHPEQSLADGAVSLLEAMKTYGLASAVTISRLAEPIQVEPELLSQLDEGGIRPGAAVSLERVGDYISVRVPGIEGALELPPEVAAHVFVAVS; encoded by the coding sequence ATGACGGATCTGATCGACACTACGGAGATGTACCTTCGGACCATCCTGGAGCTGGAGGAAGAAAACATTGTTGCCCTGAGGGCCCGTATTGCCGAGCGGTTGCGCCACTCGGGCCCCACCGTGTCCCAGACCATCGGCCGGATGGAGCGTGACGGCCTGGTAGTGGTGTCCGGCGACCGCCACCTGGAGCTCACCGAGGTGGGCCGCAAGCGTGCCACGGAGGTGATGCGCAAGCATCGCCTTGCCGAACGGCTCTTGGCCGACGTCATCGGCCTGGACTGGGCCTACGTCCACGACGAAGCGTGCCGCTGGGAGCATGTGATGAGCGAACGCGTTGAGCGCCGGATCTACGAACTGCTCGACCACCCCACCGAATCGCCCTACGGAAACCCGATTCCCGGACTGGCCGCCCTGGGCGGGCACCCGGAGCAGTCGTTGGCCGACGGCGCAGTCAGCCTCCTCGAGGCCATGAAGACCTATGGACTCGCCTCTGCCGTGACCATCAGCCGGTTGGCCGAACCCATCCAGGTGGAACCCGAACTCCTGTCACAGCTCGACGAGGGCGGCATCCGCCCCGGAGCGGCGGTTTCGCTGGAGCGGGTGGGGGACTACATTTCGGTCCGTGTTCCGGGCATCGAAGGCGCCCTGGAACTGCCTCCGGAAGTGGCGGCCCACGTATTCGTCGCCGTCAGCTGA
- the serC gene encoding phosphoserine transaminase: protein MSETSITIPADLLPRDGRFGAGPSKVRQEQIDALAAASKTILGTSHRQAPVKNLVGSVREGLSQFFRAPEGYEVVLGVGGSTAFWDVASFGLVEKKAQHLSFGEFGSKFAAATNKAPFLDASSIIKSEPGTRPAARAEAGVDVYAWPQNETSTGVSAPVKRVADADEGALVLVDATSAAGGLDVDVAQSDVYYFAPQKNFASDGGLWLGLFSPAAVERAARIKASGRWIPDFLDLQTAIDNSKLNQTYNTPSLSTLVTLDAQVQWLNSNGGLDFAAGRTADSAGRIYTWAEASDYATPFVINPDERSNVIATIDFDDSVDAAAVAKVLRANGIVDTEPYRKLGRNQLRIATFVAIDPEDVSALLASIDYVVGELRK from the coding sequence GTGAGCGAAACCAGCATCACTATTCCCGCCGACCTCCTGCCCCGGGACGGACGGTTCGGAGCCGGGCCATCCAAGGTCAGGCAGGAACAGATCGATGCCCTCGCTGCGGCGTCGAAGACCATCCTGGGCACGTCCCACCGGCAGGCCCCCGTCAAGAACCTCGTGGGGTCGGTCCGCGAGGGCCTCAGCCAGTTCTTCCGCGCGCCCGAGGGCTACGAGGTTGTGCTCGGCGTTGGCGGTTCCACCGCATTCTGGGATGTTGCCTCCTTCGGCCTCGTGGAGAAGAAGGCACAGCACCTGTCCTTCGGTGAGTTCGGGTCGAAGTTCGCGGCCGCCACCAACAAGGCACCTTTCCTGGATGCGTCCTCCATCATCAAGTCGGAACCGGGCACCCGCCCGGCGGCCCGGGCCGAGGCCGGCGTCGACGTATACGCCTGGCCGCAGAACGAAACCTCCACCGGCGTCTCCGCTCCGGTGAAGCGTGTTGCGGATGCCGATGAGGGCGCACTGGTCCTGGTTGATGCAACCTCGGCCGCCGGCGGCCTGGACGTGGATGTTGCCCAGAGCGACGTCTACTACTTCGCCCCGCAGAAGAACTTCGCCTCCGACGGCGGCCTGTGGCTTGGCCTTTTCTCCCCCGCCGCGGTGGAACGCGCAGCACGGATCAAAGCCAGTGGCCGCTGGATTCCTGATTTCCTGGACCTGCAGACCGCCATCGACAACTCGAAGCTGAACCAGACCTACAACACTCCGTCGCTGTCCACGCTGGTAACGCTGGACGCGCAGGTGCAGTGGCTGAACTCCAACGGCGGCCTGGACTTCGCAGCGGGACGCACCGCCGACTCCGCCGGCCGGATCTACACCTGGGCCGAGGCATCTGATTACGCGACGCCGTTCGTCATCAACCCGGACGAGCGCTCGAACGTCATTGCCACCATCGACTTTGATGACTCTGTGGATGCCGCCGCGGTGGCCAAGGTCCTGCGCGCCAACGGCATCGTTGACACGGAGCCCTACCGCAAGCTGGGCCGCAACCAGCTCCGTATCGCCACCTTCGTTGCCATCGACCCTGAGGACGTTTCGGCCCTGCTGGCCAGCATCGACTACGTGGTGGGCGAGCTGCGCAAGTAG
- a CDS encoding M23 family metallopeptidase: MQTPRGRRRAAGPAATPRAVEAIQAAEAPRPRDLHRDARRRRGPFRQITEFASASGIGQKAGIALAATGLVLTVTVPVTSPVMATDASGTGAVAASSVTPQPAISAEAGAQIDFSRSAVVTQADPDGKLKQLLSAQSAGSVSRAASAGTLGAPLATMATASPFGYRVSPITGGTGDFHRGQDYVAQCGTSVMAAATGTVTFVGWHQYGGGNRVVVDHGNGLETTYNHLSSFNVTEGQTVSRGDVIALSGTTGASTGCHLHFEVQVNGEVVDPTGWL, encoded by the coding sequence ATGCAGACCCCCCGGGGCCGCCGCCGCGCGGCGGGCCCCGCTGCGACGCCGCGTGCTGTCGAAGCCATCCAGGCTGCTGAGGCTCCGCGACCCCGCGATCTCCACCGTGATGCGCGCCGCCGTCGGGGTCCATTCCGCCAGATAACGGAATTCGCCTCGGCCAGCGGCATCGGCCAAAAGGCCGGCATCGCCCTTGCCGCCACCGGCCTGGTGCTCACCGTGACCGTCCCCGTTACCAGTCCCGTCATGGCGACTGACGCCAGCGGAACCGGTGCAGTTGCCGCCTCGTCGGTGACGCCGCAGCCCGCTATTTCGGCGGAAGCAGGCGCCCAGATCGACTTCAGCCGCTCCGCCGTCGTGACCCAGGCGGACCCTGACGGCAAGCTCAAGCAGCTGCTCAGCGCCCAGTCCGCAGGATCGGTCTCCCGCGCTGCATCCGCCGGTACCCTGGGGGCCCCGCTGGCCACCATGGCCACCGCATCGCCGTTCGGCTACCGTGTCAGCCCCATCACCGGCGGCACCGGCGACTTCCACCGCGGGCAGGACTACGTTGCCCAGTGCGGTACCTCCGTGATGGCTGCCGCCACCGGAACCGTGACCTTTGTGGGCTGGCACCAGTACGGCGGCGGCAACAGGGTGGTGGTGGACCACGGCAACGGCCTGGAGACCACCTACAACCACCTGTCGTCGTTCAACGTGACCGAGGGCCAAACCGTCTCCCGGGGCGATGTCATAGCCCTTAGCGGGACCACGGGCGCCTCCACGGGATGCCACCTCCACTTTGAAGTGCAGGTCAACGGCGAGGTCGTTGACCCCACCGGTTGGCTCTAG
- a CDS encoding cold-shock protein, with the protein MPTGKVKWYDKDKGFGFLAGEDGQEVFLPKSSLPEGVTELKAGTRVEFGVADGRKGAQALGLRVLDKTPSIAKAKRPSARDLAPLVQDLVTVLDNLSGTLSNGKYPDGNKGKAIAAALRKVADELDV; encoded by the coding sequence ATGCCTACCGGCAAGGTCAAGTGGTATGACAAGGACAAAGGCTTCGGGTTCCTCGCGGGCGAGGACGGCCAGGAGGTCTTCCTGCCCAAATCGTCGCTGCCCGAGGGCGTAACGGAACTCAAGGCCGGCACCCGCGTGGAGTTCGGCGTGGCCGACGGCCGCAAGGGTGCCCAGGCCCTGGGCCTGCGCGTCCTCGACAAGACACCCTCCATCGCCAAGGCCAAACGGCCCAGCGCCCGCGACCTTGCGCCCCTGGTCCAGGACCTGGTGACCGTCCTCGACAATCTCTCGGGCACCCTGTCCAACGGCAAGTACCCGGACGGCAACAAGGGCAAGGCCATTGCCGCCGCCCTGCGTAAGGTTGCCGACGAGCTGGACGTTTAG